A single window of Papio anubis isolate 15944 chromosome 8, Panubis1.0, whole genome shotgun sequence DNA harbors:
- the LOC116268680 gene encoding hsc70-interacting protein-like produces MDSRKVNELRAFVKMCKQDLSVLHTEEMRFLREWVESMGGKVPPATQKAKSEENTKEEKPDSKKVEEDLKADEPSSEESDLEIDKEGVIEPDTDSPQEMGDENAEITEEMMDQANDKKLAAIEALNDGELQKAIDLFTDAIKLNPCLAVVYAKRASVFVKLQKPNAAIRDCDRAIEINPDSAQPYKWRGKAHRPLGHWEEAAHDLALACKLDYDEDAIAMLKEVQPRAQKIAGHQREYERKHEEREIKERIEQVKKAREEHEGTQREEEARRQSGAQYGSFPGGLPGGMPGSFPRGMPGMGGAVPGMAGMPGLNEILSDPEVLAAMQDPEVMVAFQDVAQNPANMSEYQSNPKVMNLISKLSAKFRGQV; encoded by the exons ATGGACTCCCGCAAAGTGAACGAGCTTCGGGCCTTTGTGAAAATGTGTAAGCAGGATCTGAGCGTTCTGCACACCGAGGAAATGCGCTTCCTGAGAGAGTGGGTGGAGAGCATGGGGGGTAAAGTACCACCTGCTACTCAGAAAgctaaatcagaagaaaataccaAGGAAGAAAAACCTGATAGTAAGAAGGTGGAGGAAGACTTAAAGGCAGACGAACCATCAAGTGAGGAAAGTGATCTAGAAATTGATAAAGAAGGTGTGATTGAACCAGACACTGATTCTCCTCAAGAAATGGGAGATGAAAATGCAGAGATAACGGAGGAGATGATGGATCAGGCAAATGATAAAAAACTGGCTGCTATTGAAGCCCTAAATGATGGTGAGCTCCAGAAAGCCATTGACTTATTTACAGATGCCATCAAGCTGAATCCTTGCTTGGCCGTTGTGTATGCCAAGAGGGCCAGTGTCTTCGTCAAATTACAGAAGCCAAATGCTGCTATCCGAGACTGTGACAGAGCCATTGAGATAAACCCTGATTCAGCTCAGCCTTACAAGTGGCGAGGGAAAGCACACAGACCTCTAGGCCACTGGGAAGAAGCAGCCCATGATCTTGCCCTTGCCTGTAAATTGGATTATGATGAAGATGCTATTGCAATGCTGAAAGAAGTTCAACCTAGGGCACAGAAAATTGCAGGACATCAGAGAGAGTATGAACGAAAACATGAAGAGCGAGAGATCAAAGAAAGAATAGAACAAGTTAAGAAGGCTCGAGAAGAGCATGAGGGAACCCAGAGGGAGGAAGAAGCCAGACGACAGTCAGGAGCTCAGTATGGCTCTTTTCCAGGTGGCCTTCCTGGGGGAATGCCTGGTAGTTTTCCCAGAGGAATGCCTGGAATGGGAGGGGCCGTACCTGGAATGGCTGGAATGCCTGGACtcaatgaa atTCTTAGTGATCCAGAGGTTCTTGCAGCCATGCAGGATCCAGAAGTTATGGTGGCCTTCCAGGATGTGGCTCAGAACCCAGCAAATATGTCAGAATACCAGAGCAACCCAAAGGTTATGAATCTCATCAGTAAATTGTCAGCCAAATTTAGAGGTCAAGTGTAA